CTCCCCTCCGGCGCCTGGAACGATCCGACCGCCCCGTACCTCAGCAGCAGCGGACTCGAGGTGCTGGTGGATCAGTGGGGCGTCGGCACGCGCGGCGAGTGGTTGAACATGATCGACTTCCTCGCCACCGCTCGTCGGCGGCGGCACGCCCGGGAGCAGCACCTGGGAGTGCGAAATCACCTCGCCACCACCTCGGGGCGGACACCGACGGCGAGGGAATGGCTCGCCGCGATCGCCGCAGACGGAGGGGACGCGCGGGATGCCGGCCCGTTCGTCGCCGGCATCGAGCGGGTCGAGCACGAGGTGCGCGCTCACGTCGGCGCGGATGTCGTCACGCCGGAGCTGTTCGTGCGCACGCTCGATGCCTACGCACTCGGACAGGCGGTCGCGATGGCGACCTGGGGCGTCGCTCTCGGATATGCCGATGTCGGGGAGGCCCGACTGATCATCCATCGCGTCAACGGCGACGCCAGACGGTCCTTCGTGTCCTGGGCGGACTTCGGCCTCAGCTACCTCACCGGGCGGGTCATGCACTGGAGCGACGGCGACGTCGATGACACGGCCTTCGACAGGTTCGGCGACGGGTGGGAGACCTTCCGGGCAGCGACCCGCCGAGGAGCCCCCTGGGCGGCCCTGCCCTGGCATGTTCCCACCGAGGCCAGATCCTCCTCGCGGATGAGGTGAGCACAGACCCGTCGATGCGGGCCGACCCGGAGGGGGCGTCAGGTCCGCATCGACGTCCTCCCTGCGGCTGCCTTCTGCGGCTGCGTTCTGCGACTACGACGAGGCGCGCACCACGAGCTCGGTCGGCAGGATCGTCGTGTGCGCGGGGTCGCGACCGGCCAGGCGCGACAGCAGCACGGCCGCCATCGCCTCGCCCTGTGCGTACATGGGCTGGCGCATCGTGGTCAGCGGCGGATCGGTGCTCACCGCCACGGACGAATCGTCGAAGCCGACGAGCGCGACGTCTTCGGGCACCCGGATGCCGGCGGCACGCAGAGCCGTCAGAGCGCCACGAGCCATCAGGTCGCTCGCCACGAAGATCGCGTCGGGGCGACCGGCCGCGAGGATGCGGCGCGCGGCATCCGCTCCGCTCGTCTCGCTGTAGTCGCCCGCCTCCTCGGCGAAGGGCGAGAGCCCAGCCTCGGCGAGCGCCCCACGGAAGCCCTGCACTCGGTCGACGGACGAGACCATGGTCATCGGCCCCGAGATCGTCGCGATCCGCGTGCGGCCCGTCTCGATGAGATGGGCGGTGGCTGCTCGGGCGCCGGCGACATTGTCGACGTCGACTACGTAGTCGCCCTCGCGGATCCGCACCGGACGACCACCCCAGACGACCGGCACGGCGTCGGCGACGCGGTCGATGAACGCATCGCTCGTGTGGTGGGAGACGATGAGCGCGCCGTCGACCCCGCCGTTGCGCACGAAGCTCGTCATCTTGTCGCCGGGGTCGTCGCTCGCGATGAGCAGGTTCAGCAGGTAGTCGGAGCCGCGCAGAGCGCCGGTGATGCCCGCGACGATCGCCGCGAAGAACGGGTCGCCGAAGAAACGCGTCGTGTCCTCGGGGACGATCAGCGCGATCGCGTGCGTCTGCCTCGAAGCGAGGGAGCGCGCTGCGCGGTTGGGGACGTAGCTGAGCTCCTCGATCGCGCGCTTGACGGCGACGAGAGCCTCGGGGCTCACGGCCGTCGAGCCGTTCACGACGCGCGACACCGTCGACCGCGATACCCCGGCAGCGGATGCCACCTCTTCGATGGTCGCTCGTGACGACACGACTCTCCCTCCGTCCGGCAGCGACGCCGGATGCGCCCCGTGCCGCCGACCGGCGTCAGAGAGCCCGGGCGGCGATGATGCGAGCGTACTCCCGACCGGAGTCCTTGAGGCTCCGCTCCTGCGTGTCGTAGTCGACGCGGACGATGCCGAACCGCTTGTCATAGCCCCACGCCCACTCGAAGTTGTCGAACATCGACCAGTAGAAGTAGCCGCGCACGTCGACCCCGGCATCCGCGGCATCCAGCACCGCTCCGAGGTGCAGGCGCAGGAACTCGGTGCGGTCCTCGTCGTGCACCCGCGTCTCGCCGTCCTCGATCACGGCGACGTCGTCGTAGGCTGCGCCGTTCTCGGTCATGTAGAGCACGGTCCCTGCGGGCTCGGCGTAGTCGGTCCACACGCGCTGCAGCAGACGGGTGAGGCCCTCGGGCTGCACCTCCCAGTTCTGGGCGGTGCGAGGCAGGCCGCGCTCGACCGCGTGGATGCCGTCGCTCGAGGGGTAGGGACTGCGCCCCGGCCTGCTGGTCGCCGGGCCGCCGCTGACCGGCGCCACCTCGGGAGCAGCCCCCGCGACGAGGTCGCCGTGGTAGTAGTTGACGCCCTGCGTGTCGATGCGCTGCGAGATCACGTCGAGGTCGCCGTCGTGCACGGCCTCCGCGAATCGCGCCACGGCGCCGGCATCCACCGCTCTGATGTCCCTGATGATGTCGTCGGGGTACACGCCTCGGTAGATCGGGTCGAGGAACCAGCGGTTGAACTGTCCGTCGACGCGGCGAGCAGCGTCGACGTCGGCCGGGTTGTCGGGATCGGCGGGGTCTGCGACCGTGTGGTTCAGCGTGATGCCGAGGTTGAGGCTCTCATCGCGCCCCCGGAGCTCGCGGACGGTCTCGCCGTGGGCGAGCAGCAGGTGGTGCGCCGACAGAAGTCCTTCGGCGACGCTCGTGTGACCTGGCGCGTGCTCCCCGCCTGTATAGGAGAGGAACGACGAGCACCACGGCTCGTTCAGGGTCGTCCACACGTTCACGCGGTCGCCCAGAGCGTCGTGCATCGTGCCGGCGTACTCGAGGAAGCGTCCGACGGTGTCACGGTTGGTCCACCCGCCGGTCTCCTGCAGCGCCTGCGGCATGTCCCAGTGATACAGCGTCAGCCAGGGCAGGATGTCGTTCGCGAGCAGCTCGTCGACCAGGCGCTCGTAGAAGTCCACGCCCTTCGCGTTCACCGCGCCGCCGTCGGGCCGGACGCGCGACCACGAGGTCGAGAAGCGGTACGTCTGCAGCCCGAGCTCCTTCATGAGGGCGACGTCCTGCGGGTAGCGGTGGTAGTGGTCGCACGCGACGTCGCCGTTGTCTCCCCCGATCACTGCGCCGGGCTCGCGGCTGAAGGCGTCCCAGATCGAGGCCGTGCGTCCGTCTTCGAAGGCCGCCCCCTCGATCTGATACGCCGCTGTCGCGGCTCCGAACAGGAAGTTCTCGGGGAAGGCGCGGGTCATAGAGGTCATCCTTTCACCGCGCCCGCCATGATGCCACTGACCAGCTGCCGGCCCGCCACGACGAACAGGACGAGCAGCGGAAGGGTCGCGAGCACCGCGCCGGCGAGCACGATGGAGTAGTCGATGTAGTAGCCGGACTGCAACTGGCTGAGCGCCGTCTGCAGCGTCGGGTTCTGCGGGGAGAGCACGATCAGGGGCCAGAGGTAGTCGGTCCACGCCGTCATGAAGGTGAAGAGGCCGAGGATCGCCATGGCAGGACGAGCGGCCGGGATGCCGACGGTGAGGAACGTGCGGAACTGGTTGGCTCCGTCCATCCGCGCCGCCTCGATCAGCTCGTCGGGGATCACGTCGACCAGGTACTGCCGCATGAAGAAGACGCCGAAGGCCGTCACCAGTGTCGGCACGATGACCGCACCGATCGATCCGGTCCAGCCGAGCTCGCGCATCAGCATGAACAGCGGGATGATGCCCAGCTGGGTCGGGATCGCCATCGTCGCGATCACGAAGATCATCAGTCCATCACGACCCTTGAAGCGCAGCTTGGCGAACGCGTAGCCGGCGAGGGTCGAGAACGTCACCACCGACACCGTGATGATCCCGGAGATGAGGAACGAGTTTCCCAGAGCGAGCCAGAACGGGATCGCGTCGAACACCTTGGCGGCGTTGGCGAAGAAGTTCCCGCCGGGGAACAGGGGCAGGGTCTCGCCCCTCGTCGCGTTCGTGCCGCTCGCCACGACGACCGACCACCACAGCGGGTAGACGCTGCCGATGATGAACGCGGCCAGCAGGCCGTAGGTGAGGAAGCCGGGGCGGCTGCCGATGCCGGCGTTGCCGCCGACGGCCGCGCGGCGCTTCCGGATCTTCTCGGGGACGCTCAGCGCCTGGGTGGCGGTCATCGCGCGTTCTCCTCGGTCGTGGTGGCGATCGTCCTGCCGGCGGCTGACGTGTCGGTGGCGCTGCCGGTGGTGGCGCTGCCGGTGGTGGCGCTGCGCGCACGTCGGCGCGCAGCGCGGCTCTTCGGAGCATCCCCTGTCGAGATGCGCTGCGAGATGAGGAAGTTGATCAGCCCGATCCCGACGATCAGCACGAACAGCAGGATCGCGACGGCGGATGCCTGGCCGAGATCGCGGCGGAAGAATGCGAGGTCCCACAGGAACAGCACCGTCGTCTGGAACTGCCTGTCGCTGCCGCCGATGCCGCCGGCGGAAGACACGTCGAACAGGCGTGGCTCGGCGAAGATCTGCAGACCGCCGATGGTGGCGGTGATGATCACGAAGATGAGCGTCGGTCGGATCGTCGGGATCGTGATCGAGAAGAAGCGACGGGCGGCTCCCGCCCCGTCGAGGGCGGCCGATTCATAGAGGTCGCGCGGCACGGCCTGCATGGCGGCGAGCAGGATCAGGGCGTTGTACCCGGTCCAGCGGAAGTTCACCATCACGGCGATCGCGATGTGCGACAGGGCGGTGTCCTCCTTCCACTGCTGGTCGGCGATGCCGACGAGGTTGAGGAGATTGTTGGCGAGGCCGTCAGCCTCGTTGAAGATGCTCGAGAAGATGATGGCGATCGCGACGGGGGTCACCACGAACGGGATCAGCACACTCATCCGCCAGAACGTGGGAGCGCGAAGGCCTCTGTCGAGGAGGTAGGCGATGAAGAGGGCGACGGCCAGCTGCGGCACCGCGGACAGCAGGAAGATGCTCAGCGTGTTGAAGATCGAGTTCCAGAACATCGAATCGGCCAGGATCGCGGCGAAGTTCCCGAGACCGATGAACTCGCCTTCGCCTCTGAGCAGATCCCATTCGTGGACGGCCACCCAGACGGTGTAGATCAGGGGGAAGAGACCGAACAACCCGAACAGCAGGAAGAAGGGCGAGATGTAGAAGTACGGAGAAGCGTTCTGGTCGAACCGCGAGAGGCGGTGCCGCCAGGGACGCCGCGATGCGGCATCCGCTGTCGCGGTCTTCGCGCGCTTCGACGACGCCACCGTCGTCTCCGAGCGCTCATGGGTGAGGGTCATGGCTCTTCCTTGGTCCTGGTCCGGGGCGTCTGAGGTGCTCCGGTCGCAATCCGTGTCGCCCGCCCGTGAGGGCGACGCGGCACGAACTGCGACCGGAGCGGATGCGGTGGCTGGTTCAGTCGACCAGCTTGTTCAGGAGCGCGATCGCGGCGTCCCAGGCGCCCTGAGTGTCGGTCTCGCCTCGGTCCAACCCGCTGAGGGCGGGGCCGAAGACGTTCTCCTGGATGATGGAGTCGTCTGCGCCCTTGAACTGCGCGACGACGCCCTTGGCCCGCTCCGCGAGGATGGCACCCGTGGGCGCACCGTTGAAGAACTCATTCGGCGTCGCGTCGGCCGCGAGGGTCTCCTGCGCCTTGATCGTCGAGGGGAAGTTGCCAGCCGCGGCGGACTGCTTCACCTGCTGCTCAGGCTGCGTCAGCCAGTCGGCGAGGTCGGCCGCAGCCTCCTGGTGCTGCGAGGACTCCGAGATCGACAGCCACGCGCCGCCCCAGTTGGCCTGGCCACCGGGGAAGACGTCGGCGAAGTCCCACCCGGTCGACGCGTCGCCGCCACCGGCCTCGACCTGACCCTGAACGATGCCGAGCATCCATCCGGGGCAGACGAAGGTGGCGAAGGATCCGTCGACGAACGACTTGCCGCCGTTCCAGTCCCATGCCTTCTGTGCGGCCGACTGACCGCCCTCGGTCGCAGCCCCGAGCATCTCGAAGCGCTCCTTGAGCTCGTCGTTGCCCTCGACGTTGAGCTCGCCGTCAGCGGTGTAGTAGCCCTCGTCGAGCTGGTTGACCATGGCGTTCCAGACGAAACCGGAGTGGTCGTACCAGGCCTTGCCGGTCTTGTCGGTGTACTCCTGGCCCACGGCGAAGTAGTTCTCCCAGTCGCCGTTCAGCAGTTCTGCGACGGACTCGCGGTCGCTCGGCATCCCGGCGGCCTCGAATGCGGCGCCGTTGTAGCAGATGCCGCTGGGGCCGATGTCGGTGCCGTAGCCGATGACGCGCCCGTCAGGGTCGGTGACCTGGTCGTACTTCCATTCGAGCCAGTCGCCCTTGCGGTCCTCGATGCCGTGGTCGCGCAGGTCGATGAAGGTGTCTGGCGCGTCCGCCATGATCGCTCCGAGCCAGCCCTCCTCGATGGCGACGATGTCGCTGAGGCCGGAGCCTGCGCCGATCTTGGTGAAGACGTCGGTGCGCGCGTTGCCACCGGTGTCGATGTTGGTCGCCTCGATCGTGACGTTCGGGTGCGCCTTCTCGTACTCCTTGTAGAGGTCTTCGTATCCGAAGGTGCCGAACGTGGTGATCGTCAGGGTCACCTTCTCGTCGCTGGCGGCGCCGTCGCCGCTCTCAGGGCCGGAAGCTGCGCAGCCGGCGAGAGCCAGGGCGGAGACGGATGCCGCGGCTGCTGCCGTGAGGATCCGCTTGCGGGCACGTGTGTTCACAGTTCACTCCTTTGTGGTGGGTCGTGCGGTGGTGGTGCGGGTGGTGCTCGGGGTCGTGCGTGGTGACTCCTGTGGTGATTCCCCGGTGGTTCCCTCGTGGAACCCGGTGAATCTTCATGGGAGCGCTCCCACGCACTGTTGAGTGACTCTATGGGAGCGCTCCCACGGTGTCAAGCCCGAGACTTGGCGTGCATACCTCAGCACGAGAACGCTCGATACGGCCGCTCGGCCCCGATTTCAGCGATTCCCGCCTGATTCTGCTGAGTTGTGAACGCGGCGTACCCTTGACCGGTGCCCGACACCGAACTCTCCCCCGCTCTCGTCCGCGCCGCATCGCTGATCCGCAGCATCCCGGACTATCCGGAACCGGGCATCGTCTTCCGCGACATCACGCCCCTCCTCGCCGACGCCGAGGCGCTGCAGGCCACCACCGAGGCGATCATCGCTCCGTTCGCCGGCCAGTTCGACGTGGTCGCCGGAATCGAGGCGCGCGGGTTCATCCTCGCCGGGACTGCGGCGATCGCCGCCGGGGTCGGACTCATCCCGATCCGCAAGGCCGGCAAGCTGCCCCGACCCGCAGCATCCGTCGACTACGCCCTCGAATACGGCACAGCCACGATCGAGATGCACGACGACCTTCCCGCCGGATCCCGGGTCCTGCTGATCGACGACGTCCTCGCCACGGGCGGCACGTTGGCAGCCGGGCGCGAGCTGGTCGAGCGCCTCGGCAGCCACGTCATCGGCATCTCGGTGCTGTTCGAGATCGACGGCCTCGGCGGCCGCGATGCGATCGGCGACCTGCACACGGTCTTCCACGCCTGAGGCCCGAACCACCGCGTCGTCCGACTCACGCGAGCCGGTAGACTGGACACGCCCGTCCGCCCGCGACTTCCGGAGCCGTTCATGCCCACCATCGTCGTCGACGTCATGCCCAAGCCCGAACTGCTCGACCCGCAGGGGAAGGCTGTGTCCGGCGCATTCACCCGTCTCGGCGTCGAGGGATTCTCCGATGTGCGCATCGGCAAGCGTTTCGAACTCACGGTCGACGGCGAGGTCACCGACGAGGTGCTCGCCGAGGCCCGTCGCATCGCCGACGAGGTGCTCTCCAACTCCGTGATCGAGGATGTCGTCGGCATCGAGGTCGCCGAGTGACCGTGCGCATCGGCGTCGTCACCTTCCCCGGCTCGCTCGACGACCGCGACGCCCAGCGCGCCGTGCGCATCGCCGGTGCCGAGCCGGTCGCGCTGTGGCACGGTTCGCACGACCTCGAGGGCGTCGACGCCCTCGTGCTCCCCGGCGGCTTCAGCTACGGCGACTACCTGCGCGCCGGCGCGATCGCCGCACTCTCGCCGATCATGAGCGAGGTCAAGGATGCCGCAGCCAAGGGCATGCCGATCCTCGGGATCTGCAACGGCTTCCAGATGCTGGTCGAAGCGCACCTGCTGCCCGGCGGATTGATCCGCAACGACCACCAGCACTTCGTCCGTCGCGACCAGAAGCTCACGGTCGAGAACTCCGACACGGCCTGGACGAACCGGTTCCGCACCGGCCAGGAGATCACGATCCCTCTCAAGAACGCCGACGGCGGGTACATCGCCGACGAGGAGACGCTCGACCGCCTCGAGGGCGAGGGGCTCGTGGCATTCCGCTACGCAGGCGTCAACCCCAACGGCTCGCTGCGCGACATCGCCGGACTCACGAACGAGGCCGGCAACGTCGTGGGGCTGATGCCGCATCCGGAGCACGCGACCGAGGCCGGGTTCGGTCCGGACACGACCGTCGCAATGCGGTCGGGCGTCGACGGGCTGGACTTCTTCACGAGTGCGATCGCCGCAGTAGCGCGCGTCGCGGCGTAAGCGCCGCACGCGCTCGTGTGCGCGGCTGGCGTGTGCGCGGCTGGCGGGGTCAAAAGAGCATCCGAAACGGGCCTGCCGCGTGCGTAACTGACCCCGCACGGCCTGCGAGGTGCACTATCGACCCCGCACCGATGAGCCACCCCGCGCCCGTGGCGGCGACGGTACGTGCCCGCGGGCGTGGCCAGGCGTGGTCAAAAACGCATCCAAAACGGGCGCTTCCGATGCGTTACTGACCACGCACCGCGCCCATGATGCGTTACTGACCACGCACCGCGCACACGGCGGAGCTCACGGCGGCAGAGGTTTCGGCGCCCGGTCAGTCGGCGGGCAGCTGGAACGGGTTGTCCCCCGCGGCGGCGAGCAGGTACCAGGCGGTCGCACCGGTGTGCAGGCTCGCGTAGTAGAGGTCTCCGAACCCCGAGTCCAGGCCGTCCGTCGATGTCGCGACGATTCCCTTGCCGTCGCCGTTCGCGGCATCGCGCTGACCGAGGCGGATGCTGCTCAGCAGCGCCTCGGCGCGGTCGGCGTCACCGGGCGCATCCCGCAGTCGGAGCGCCAGCGCCAGGTGACCGCTGCCCTCGAACCAGACCTTGGACACATCGGTGTCGCTGATCGACGGCCCCTGATACGGACCGTCCGTCGCGATCAGGTTGTCGAGCGTCCAGTCCAACGACGTGTCGTACCGGGGGTCGCCCGTGGCGAGCGAACTCCATGTCTGCGCATCGAGGGGGATCGGTCGCGTGTTGACCGTCGAGCCGTCGAGCAGCGTTCCGGTGTCGACATGGCCGTCTGCGCTCTGCATCGCCGCGACGAAGCCGCTCGCGACAGCCGCGCGCTCGCCCCACACCGGGTCGCCGGTCAGTTCCGCGAGCTGGGTGAAGAATCCGGCGAGGTCGCTGTTGTGCTCGGTGGACTTCCACTCCAGCGACGAGCCGTTCTCGAGCTGTCCACCCGTGTACCCGAAGGGCGCGCGCACCATGTCCGCCGTGTTCGTCTGGATCCACTGCGCGAGCTGCAGCGCGCCGTCGAGGTACTTCTGTTCCCCGGTCGCGTGGAAGAGCCGCGCGAGAGCCATGCCAACCCAGGCCTGGTTGCCGGTGAACGTGCCGGGGCCGGTGATCTCGACACGTCCCTGACGGATGCCGTGCGGCTCGTACGACGTCCGGACGCGCCCATCGCCGATCGGGTCGTTCTCCTGCACGAACAGGAGAGTGTCGCCGACAGCCTGTGCGCGGCGGATGTCGTCGGGCAGCCCGCGGGCGGTGTACGCGATCACCACGAGGGCGTCGTCGTAGACGAACGAGGGGGTGAAGTCCCAGGTCGGCAGGTCGGTGAAGAAGCCGCCCTCGTAGCTGCGCGGCAGGCAGTGCCCCGCACCGTCGCAGAACTGGTCGACGCGGGCATCGAGGAACTCGTACGCCAGCGAGACGGAGAGCGTCGGATCGGGGGCTGCGCCGTCGGCCGTCGGGTCGTCGGTCGAGGCATCACCGGAGGCCGCGGTCGCCGCCCCCGCGAACAGCGCGGCCGCGACGAGCGCAGCGGCGACGACC
This genomic interval from Microbacterium hydrocarbonoxydans contains the following:
- the purS gene encoding phosphoribosylformylglycinamidine synthase subunit PurS, whose amino-acid sequence is MPTIVVDVMPKPELLDPQGKAVSGAFTRLGVEGFSDVRIGKRFELTVDGEVTDEVLAEARRIADEVLSNSVIEDVVGIEVAE
- a CDS encoding carbohydrate ABC transporter permease; this translates as MTLTHERSETTVASSKRAKTATADAASRRPWRHRLSRFDQNASPYFYISPFFLLFGLFGLFPLIYTVWVAVHEWDLLRGEGEFIGLGNFAAILADSMFWNSIFNTLSIFLLSAVPQLAVALFIAYLLDRGLRAPTFWRMSVLIPFVVTPVAIAIIFSSIFNEADGLANNLLNLVGIADQQWKEDTALSHIAIAVMVNFRWTGYNALILLAAMQAVPRDLYESAALDGAGAARRFFSITIPTIRPTLIFVIITATIGGLQIFAEPRLFDVSSAGGIGGSDRQFQTTVLFLWDLAFFRRDLGQASAVAILLFVLIVGIGLINFLISQRISTGDAPKSRAARRRARSATTGSATTGSATDTSAAGRTIATTTEENAR
- a CDS encoding adenine phosphoribosyltransferase, producing the protein MPDTELSPALVRAASLIRSIPDYPEPGIVFRDITPLLADAEALQATTEAIIAPFAGQFDVVAGIEARGFILAGTAAIAAGVGLIPIRKAGKLPRPAASVDYALEYGTATIEMHDDLPAGSRVLLIDDVLATGGTLAAGRELVERLGSHVIGISVLFEIDGLGGRDAIGDLHTVFHA
- the purQ gene encoding phosphoribosylformylglycinamidine synthase subunit PurQ — translated: MTVRIGVVTFPGSLDDRDAQRAVRIAGAEPVALWHGSHDLEGVDALVLPGGFSYGDYLRAGAIAALSPIMSEVKDAAAKGMPILGICNGFQMLVEAHLLPGGLIRNDHQHFVRRDQKLTVENSDTAWTNRFRTGQEITIPLKNADGGYIADEETLDRLEGEGLVAFRYAGVNPNGSLRDIAGLTNEAGNVVGLMPHPEHATEAGFGPDTTVAMRSGVDGLDFFTSAIAAVARVAA
- a CDS encoding carbohydrate ABC transporter permease produces the protein MTATQALSVPEKIRKRRAAVGGNAGIGSRPGFLTYGLLAAFIIGSVYPLWWSVVVASGTNATRGETLPLFPGGNFFANAAKVFDAIPFWLALGNSFLISGIITVSVVTFSTLAGYAFAKLRFKGRDGLMIFVIATMAIPTQLGIIPLFMLMRELGWTGSIGAVIVPTLVTAFGVFFMRQYLVDVIPDELIEAARMDGANQFRTFLTVGIPAARPAMAILGLFTFMTAWTDYLWPLIVLSPQNPTLQTALSQLQSGYYIDYSIVLAGAVLATLPLLVLFVVAGRQLVSGIMAGAVKG
- a CDS encoding glycoside hydrolase family 1 protein, with protein sequence MTRAFPENFLFGAATAAYQIEGAAFEDGRTASIWDAFSREPGAVIGGDNGDVACDHYHRYPQDVALMKELGLQTYRFSTSWSRVRPDGGAVNAKGVDFYERLVDELLANDILPWLTLYHWDMPQALQETGGWTNRDTVGRFLEYAGTMHDALGDRVNVWTTLNEPWCSSFLSYTGGEHAPGHTSVAEGLLSAHHLLLAHGETVRELRGRDESLNLGITLNHTVADPADPDNPADVDAARRVDGQFNRWFLDPIYRGVYPDDIIRDIRAVDAGAVARFAEAVHDGDLDVISQRIDTQGVNYYHGDLVAGAAPEVAPVSGGPATSRPGRSPYPSSDGIHAVERGLPRTAQNWEVQPEGLTRLLQRVWTDYAEPAGTVLYMTENGAAYDDVAVIEDGETRVHDEDRTEFLRLHLGAVLDAADAGVDVRGYFYWSMFDNFEWAWGYDKRFGIVRVDYDTQERSLKDSGREYARIIAARAL
- a CDS encoding DUF1266 domain-containing protein; protein product: MSPTRWFARSHGLTPSEQFSDSDLDANALALGLMQIRTLPSGAWNDPTAPYLSSSGLEVLVDQWGVGTRGEWLNMIDFLATARRRRHAREQHLGVRNHLATTSGRTPTAREWLAAIAADGGDARDAGPFVAGIERVEHEVRAHVGADVVTPELFVRTLDAYALGQAVAMATWGVALGYADVGEARLIIHRVNGDARRSFVSWADFGLSYLTGRVMHWSDGDVDDTAFDRFGDGWETFRAATRRGAPWAALPWHVPTEARSSSRMR
- a CDS encoding LacI family DNA-binding transcriptional regulator; protein product: MSSRATIEEVASAAGVSRSTVSRVVNGSTAVSPEALVAVKRAIEELSYVPNRAARSLASRQTHAIALIVPEDTTRFFGDPFFAAIVAGITGALRGSDYLLNLLIASDDPGDKMTSFVRNGGVDGALIVSHHTSDAFIDRVADAVPVVWGGRPVRIREGDYVVDVDNVAGARAATAHLIETGRTRIATISGPMTMVSSVDRVQGFRGALAEAGLSPFAEEAGDYSETSGADAARRILAAGRPDAIFVASDLMARGALTALRAAGIRVPEDVALVGFDDSSVAVSTDPPLTTMRQPMYAQGEAMAAVLLSRLAGRDPAHTTILPTELVVRASS
- a CDS encoding ABC transporter substrate-binding protein → MNTRARKRILTAAAAASVSALALAGCAASGPESGDGAASDEKVTLTITTFGTFGYEDLYKEYEKAHPNVTIEATNIDTGGNARTDVFTKIGAGSGLSDIVAIEEGWLGAIMADAPDTFIDLRDHGIEDRKGDWLEWKYDQVTDPDGRVIGYGTDIGPSGICYNGAAFEAAGMPSDRESVAELLNGDWENYFAVGQEYTDKTGKAWYDHSGFVWNAMVNQLDEGYYTADGELNVEGNDELKERFEMLGAATEGGQSAAQKAWDWNGGKSFVDGSFATFVCPGWMLGIVQGQVEAGGGDASTGWDFADVFPGGQANWGGAWLSISESSQHQEAAADLADWLTQPEQQVKQSAAAGNFPSTIKAQETLAADATPNEFFNGAPTGAILAERAKGVVAQFKGADDSIIQENVFGPALSGLDRGETDTQGAWDAAIALLNKLVD